Proteins from a single region of Sandaracinaceae bacterium:
- a CDS encoding ATP-binding protein, with protein MELASRLNLITGDNGLGKSLLLDAAWFALTGTWPATWSGRGLVPTQAGASIVWSEGAGTTSSSAACSYDFADARWTGPSGSWGRSDLVVYLRVDGGVSVYDPLRSGEDFRLPFGAKAWDTSNVFQFRENEIWDGLSIVRNQVTSRVCEGLVRDVAVWALDSTEPDFDVLAALVTKLGRGEGLSLQRRVKRVFVDEARDYPMLAGPGGEVPVIHAAAGIRRILGLAYILVWTLREHRIAAELRKVQPAQSMVLLVDEVEAHLHPRWQREIVSGLVGAGLPDAQCLITTHSPLVLASVEPYFDSARDKLFTLELVDRGVALREQVWSKQGDVANWLVSESFGLRQGRSIEAERAIEAAEAYMRSEFSQLPANLATKDAIHSELLRVLAGHDPFWPRWVVQLKSEDVHDSV; from the coding sequence ATGGAGCTCGCGTCCCGGTTGAACCTGATCACGGGAGACAACGGGCTCGGGAAGTCGTTGCTCCTCGATGCCGCCTGGTTCGCTCTGACGGGTACGTGGCCCGCGACGTGGTCTGGACGCGGGCTCGTCCCCACGCAGGCGGGCGCCTCCATCGTGTGGAGCGAGGGTGCTGGAACGACGTCGAGTTCGGCCGCGTGCTCCTACGATTTCGCGGACGCGCGCTGGACCGGCCCGAGCGGCTCGTGGGGACGTTCGGACCTGGTGGTCTACCTGCGCGTCGATGGGGGCGTTTCTGTCTACGACCCGCTTCGAAGTGGTGAGGACTTCCGACTCCCCTTTGGCGCGAAGGCGTGGGACACATCGAACGTGTTCCAGTTCCGTGAGAACGAGATCTGGGACGGTCTCAGCATCGTTCGCAATCAGGTGACCAGCCGAGTGTGTGAAGGTCTCGTCCGAGACGTCGCGGTTTGGGCCCTCGACTCCACCGAGCCGGACTTCGACGTCCTGGCGGCGCTGGTCACGAAGCTCGGTCGCGGGGAGGGGCTTTCACTGCAGCGTCGTGTGAAGCGCGTGTTCGTGGACGAAGCGCGCGATTATCCCATGCTCGCGGGCCCTGGCGGTGAGGTGCCGGTCATTCATGCCGCCGCTGGCATCCGCCGAATTCTCGGCCTTGCGTACATCCTCGTGTGGACGCTGCGCGAGCACCGCATCGCGGCGGAACTCAGGAAGGTTCAACCGGCCCAGTCCATGGTGCTCCTCGTCGATGAAGTCGAGGCTCACCTGCATCCGCGCTGGCAGCGCGAGATCGTCAGCGGTCTTGTCGGCGCGGGCTTGCCCGACGCCCAGTGCCTCATCACCACTCACTCCCCACTTGTGCTTGCGTCGGTCGAGCCGTATTTCGACTCGGCTCGCGACAAGCTCTTCACGCTGGAACTCGTCGACCGCGGCGTGGCGTTGCGCGAGCAGGTTTGGAGCAAACAAGGGGACGTCGCGAATTGGCTCGTGTCGGAGAGTTTCGGCCTGCGACAGGGGCGGTCCATCGAAGCCGAGCGGGCCATCGAAGCGGCCGAGGCCTACATGCGGAGCGAGTTCTCCCAGCTGCCTGCCAACCTCGCGACGAAAGACGCCATCCACTCCGAGTTGCTCCGAGTCCTGGCCGGACACGACCCCTTCTGGCCGCGGTGGGTGGTCCAGCTCAAGTCTGAAGACGTCCATGATTCGGTTTGA
- a CDS encoding IS66 family transposase, with product MATKADLESLTGERGELVDKLVAALAERNAELAARDAELAARDAALAAREAKLDAAAAQIAKQAAQYEALREAYMQLQLELKLLKRKIFIASAERADTTQLQLEFETLTQKLDALAGAMGNPSESDDDPSDESGDSNDPEAKKKRRSKSTGRRRVEEMGLRKETVSLTDPHMEKLVDDGLARRLPEPEASHKLGRKPAEYIHVEILRTTYATLPDENGRTELFTADMPPELLPRCLAAPSVLAEVITDKFSKGLPLYRQEQELLFESVSLDRGTMSRWLDQLGSRFNETIVAAMERDALMSAFCIATDATGFAVQPGKLDDGPRRPCRKGHYFVRIADRDHILFNFTERQRSEDVVTLFKGYGGHIQADACSVYNALFRPADPDAPDDELPTEVGCWSHARRKFFEAAFAKLAIGREGLVYLHKIFEVERRCRAGKPPPSTVKARRLQHLAPLIDEFVDFAKQHYEREKKRRGPARAALGYVVRQEGPLRAVLADGRLRIDNNWSERELRKVVRIRDAALFAGSTKHAENAGAHLTLIASAKLHHLNPREYIRDLIRVLPCWPEDRYLELAPLFWNQTRARLDPAELAAEVGWITVPDPIPLRRPGEESPAEDRA from the coding sequence ATGGCGACGAAGGCAGACCTCGAGTCGTTGACCGGAGAGCGCGGCGAGCTCGTGGACAAGCTCGTGGCCGCGCTCGCGGAGCGCAACGCCGAACTCGCCGCACGCGACGCTGAGCTTGCCGCACGCGACGCGGCACTTGCTGCGCGCGAGGCCAAGCTCGATGCCGCAGCGGCGCAGATTGCCAAGCAGGCGGCGCAGTACGAGGCGCTGCGCGAGGCGTACATGCAGCTGCAGCTGGAGCTGAAGCTACTCAAGCGCAAGATCTTCATCGCGTCCGCAGAGCGTGCAGACACCACGCAGCTGCAGCTCGAGTTCGAGACGCTGACGCAGAAGTTGGACGCGCTCGCGGGTGCCATGGGCAACCCGTCCGAGAGCGACGATGACCCGAGCGATGAGAGCGGTGACAGCAACGACCCGGAGGCGAAGAAGAAGCGCCGGTCGAAGTCCACCGGGCGTCGTCGGGTAGAGGAGATGGGGCTGCGCAAGGAGACCGTGTCGCTGACGGATCCACACATGGAGAAGCTCGTTGACGACGGGCTAGCCCGTCGCCTGCCGGAGCCAGAGGCCAGCCACAAGCTCGGACGCAAGCCCGCCGAGTACATCCACGTCGAGATCCTCCGTACGACCTACGCCACGCTCCCTGACGAGAACGGGCGCACCGAGTTGTTCACGGCGGACATGCCGCCCGAGCTGCTGCCGCGCTGCCTCGCGGCGCCGTCGGTGCTGGCGGAGGTCATCACCGACAAGTTCAGCAAAGGCCTCCCGCTCTACCGTCAGGAGCAGGAGCTGCTCTTCGAGAGCGTCTCGCTCGACCGGGGCACGATGAGCCGCTGGCTCGACCAACTCGGCTCGCGCTTCAACGAGACCATCGTCGCCGCCATGGAGCGGGACGCGTTGATGAGCGCGTTCTGCATCGCCACCGACGCCACGGGCTTCGCGGTGCAACCGGGCAAGCTCGACGACGGCCCACGGCGGCCCTGTCGCAAGGGCCACTACTTCGTGCGCATCGCGGACCGCGACCACATCCTGTTCAACTTCACGGAGCGCCAGCGCAGCGAAGACGTCGTCACGCTGTTCAAAGGCTACGGCGGTCACATCCAGGCCGACGCGTGTAGCGTGTACAACGCGCTCTTTCGCCCGGCGGATCCCGACGCGCCCGACGACGAGTTGCCCACCGAGGTGGGGTGTTGGTCGCATGCGCGGAGAAAGTTCTTCGAAGCCGCGTTCGCAAAGCTGGCGATAGGGCGCGAGGGGCTTGTGTACCTGCACAAGATCTTCGAGGTCGAGCGGCGTTGCCGTGCCGGCAAGCCTCCCCCGTCCACAGTCAAGGCGCGGCGCCTGCAGCACCTCGCGCCCTTGATCGACGAGTTCGTCGACTTCGCGAAGCAGCACTACGAGCGCGAGAAGAAGCGCCGCGGCCCCGCCCGCGCTGCGCTGGGGTACGTCGTCCGTCAGGAGGGTCCTCTCCGTGCAGTGCTCGCTGACGGACGGCTGCGCATCGACAACAACTGGAGCGAACGCGAGCTGCGGAAGGTGGTCCGCATCCGCGACGCAGCCCTGTTCGCCGGGAGCACCAAGCACGCCGAGAACGCCGGGGCGCACCTCACGCTCATCGCCTCCGCCAAGCTCCACCACCTGAACCCCCGCGAGTACATCCGTGACCTGATCCGCGTCCTCCCCTGCTGGCCCGAGGACCGCTACCTCGAGCTCGCGCCGCTCTTCTGGAACCAGACGCGCGCCCGACTGGATCCCGCCGAGCTCGCGGCCGAGGTCGGATGGATCACCGTGCCCGACCCGATTCCGCTGCGCCGCCCGGGCGAAGAGTCGCCCGCGGAGGACCGCGCCTGA
- the tnpB gene encoding IS66 family insertion sequence element accessory protein TnpB gives MIPADIEVFVALDPVSLHKSFDTLAGEVQERVGRSPRTGGLFIFFNRRRTALKAIFADGTGLCIFYKRLDRGRFQLPEPIDEGRVVELSEDQLDVLLDGIELPPPRARAKRNTTPSVH, from the coding sequence ATGATCCCGGCCGATATCGAGGTGTTCGTCGCGCTCGACCCGGTGAGCCTGCACAAGAGCTTCGACACCCTTGCAGGCGAGGTGCAGGAACGCGTCGGCCGCTCGCCGCGCACCGGTGGACTCTTCATCTTCTTCAACCGTCGGCGCACCGCCCTCAAGGCGATTTTCGCGGACGGCACGGGCCTTTGCATCTTCTACAAGCGCCTCGACCGTGGACGCTTCCAGCTCCCCGAGCCCATCGACGAAGGACGCGTGGTGGAGCTGAGCGAGGACCAGCTGGACGTGCTGCTAGACGGCATAGAGCTGCCTCCTCCGCGCGCGCGTGCGAAGCGCAACACCACTCCGTCGGTGCATTGA
- a CDS encoding HipA domain-containing protein: protein MGLLTATPARGKEVFAFSYDEDWLKSAPRQQLDPSLALYGGPQYPAKSRSSFGLFLDSSPERWGRLLMRRREAQLARAEAREERRLVESDYLLGVHDGHRMGALRFCVDGRFMDDNDELASPPWTSLRELEHASLQLEREGVEADPDYGHWLRMLIAPGGSLGGARPKASVRDERGQLWIAKFPSRRDDVDIGAWEMTTRRLAELAGVSVPEAQVRRFGTQREPSRGHHTFLSRRFDRGPGGQRLHFASAMTLTDHVDGQGADEGASYLELVDLMARLGAQPAVDLAQLFRRIVFSICVSNTDDHLRNHGFMLSPTGWVTAAWTRSSRDAERAPRSGDEETSG from the coding sequence ATGGGACTGCTGACCGCTACGCCGGCGCGCGGCAAGGAGGTGTTCGCGTTCTCGTACGACGAGGACTGGTTGAAGAGTGCCCCGAGGCAGCAGCTGGATCCCTCGTTGGCCCTCTATGGCGGTCCGCAATACCCGGCCAAGAGCCGGAGCAGCTTCGGGCTCTTCTTGGACTCGTCGCCCGAGCGTTGGGGACGCCTCCTGATGCGGCGACGGGAAGCCCAGCTGGCGCGCGCCGAAGCACGAGAGGAGCGCCGCCTCGTCGAGTCTGACTACCTCCTCGGCGTGCACGACGGGCACCGCATGGGCGCCCTGCGGTTCTGCGTCGACGGAAGGTTCATGGACGACAACGATGAGCTTGCGTCCCCTCCCTGGACCTCGCTGCGAGAGTTGGAGCACGCGAGCCTTCAGCTCGAGCGAGAGGGAGTCGAAGCGGACCCCGACTACGGTCACTGGCTCAGGATGCTGATTGCGCCTGGTGGATCTCTCGGAGGAGCCCGTCCCAAGGCGAGTGTCCGCGATGAACGTGGGCAACTGTGGATCGCCAAGTTCCCGAGTCGGAGGGACGACGTGGACATCGGCGCATGGGAAATGACGACGCGCCGGCTGGCCGAGCTCGCGGGTGTGAGCGTGCCCGAGGCGCAGGTGCGCCGCTTCGGAACGCAGCGAGAGCCCTCACGAGGGCACCACACCTTTCTCAGCCGGCGGTTCGACCGCGGCCCTGGGGGACAGCGGCTGCACTTTGCTTCCGCGATGACGTTGACAGACCACGTCGACGGACAAGGTGCGGACGAGGGCGCGAGCTACCTCGAGCTCGTGGACCTGATGGCGAGGCTCGGCGCCCAGCCAGCTGTCGACCTCGCTCAGCTCTTCCGCCGCATCGTGTTCTCCATCTGTGTTTCCAACACGGACGATCACCTGAGGAACCATGGCTTCATGCTGAGCCCCACTGGGTGGGTAACCGCTGCATGGACCCGCTCTTCACGAGATGCGGAGCGAGCCCCACGCTCGGGGGATGAAGAGACTTCAGGGTGA
- a CDS encoding helix-turn-helix domain-containing protein has product MGRQSPTPHPMVARLMRELGENIRLARLRRGFSMALVAERAGMSRPTLRAVENGEPGVSLGSYANVLHSLGLHEDLALIARDDELGRKLQDAGLPTRRRARKRVAASEVDVGGGPTKGSDGG; this is encoded by the coding sequence ATGGGAAGACAGAGTCCAACCCCACACCCCATGGTCGCTCGCTTGATGCGCGAACTCGGCGAGAACATCCGGTTGGCCCGGCTCCGACGCGGGTTCTCGATGGCGTTGGTGGCGGAGCGGGCCGGCATGTCGCGCCCGACCCTACGCGCGGTGGAGAACGGTGAGCCGGGGGTCTCGCTTGGGTCCTACGCCAACGTGCTCCACAGCCTTGGACTCCACGAGGACCTTGCGCTCATTGCGAGAGACGACGAGCTCGGTCGCAAGCTGCAGGACGCCGGCCTGCCCACGCGACGCCGCGCTCGGAAGCGCGTCGCCGCCTCGGAGGTCGACGTGGGCGGGGGCCCAACGAAGGGCAGTGACGGCGGATGA
- a CDS encoding cation:proton antiporter: MSFFEFHQSAPLTVAFALAAGMLGQTVAHHLRLPGIVALLVLGVAFGPDGANLVQPALLGDGLASLVGFAVAVILFEGGMSLDLRRLKRSGRAIRRLVTVGALVSMVLGMILVAVVLGWGWQRSLLFGTLVIVTGPTVVTPLLRRLKVKKPVSTVLEAEGVLIDAVGAITAAVALEVVLSPSDQGVLLAGPVIVGRLFFGVAVGMLGGALIALLLRFRGLVPEGLETVMTLSLAVLVFEASNAVVHESGIAAVTVAGLVVGNSRTHVARELREFKEQLTALFIGMLFVLLVADVRLADIFALGTGGVLVAVGTIAVVRPVSVALSTMGTDLTARERAFVAWLGPRGIVAAAVASLFAYALDAAEIPGGRELSSLVFLVIAVTVGWAALTGGLAAHVLGLRRKSGDGWVVVGGSTLARELCKLLAREGGEVMALDNDPNNIRALEADNVRSMQGNALEENTHLRAQLSTRTGAIAVTANEEVNYLFGEKTRLHYRDIRFAIGLSKWEHGVSPEMIDDFGGEVLFAGAVDVPLWSGRLDAKSCSVAWYRFTGNRKSPPLGTGGESNPPYVPLVLVHRKTVEPITSRSRFRRGTTIAILVDGARAEAADVELAKRGWTPVEG, encoded by the coding sequence GTGTCCTTCTTCGAATTCCACCAGTCCGCGCCCCTGACCGTCGCGTTCGCCCTCGCCGCCGGGATGCTGGGGCAGACCGTGGCCCACCACCTGCGCCTGCCGGGCATCGTGGCGCTCCTGGTGCTGGGGGTGGCCTTCGGGCCCGACGGAGCCAACTTGGTGCAGCCCGCCCTGCTGGGCGATGGCCTGGCGTCCCTGGTGGGCTTCGCGGTCGCCGTGATCCTGTTCGAGGGGGGCATGAGCCTCGACCTGCGGCGCCTCAAGCGCTCTGGGCGGGCGATTCGGCGCCTGGTCACGGTGGGCGCGCTGGTCAGCATGGTGCTGGGCATGATCTTGGTGGCCGTCGTGCTGGGCTGGGGCTGGCAGCGCTCGCTGCTGTTCGGGACGCTGGTGATCGTGACGGGGCCGACCGTAGTCACGCCCCTGTTGCGACGCCTGAAGGTCAAGAAGCCCGTCTCCACGGTGCTCGAGGCCGAGGGCGTGCTGATCGACGCGGTGGGCGCCATCACCGCGGCCGTCGCGCTCGAGGTGGTGCTCTCGCCGTCGGACCAGGGGGTGCTGCTGGCGGGCCCGGTCATCGTGGGGCGGCTCTTCTTCGGGGTGGCCGTGGGCATGCTGGGCGGCGCCCTCATCGCGCTGCTGCTGCGCTTCCGCGGGCTGGTGCCTGAGGGGCTCGAGACGGTCATGACGCTGAGCCTCGCCGTGCTGGTGTTCGAGGCGTCCAACGCCGTGGTGCACGAGAGCGGCATCGCCGCGGTGACCGTGGCCGGGCTGGTGGTGGGCAACTCACGCACGCACGTGGCGCGCGAGCTGCGCGAGTTCAAAGAGCAGCTGACGGCGCTCTTCATCGGGATGCTGTTCGTGCTCTTGGTGGCCGACGTGCGCCTGGCCGACATCTTCGCGCTGGGCACGGGCGGCGTGCTGGTAGCCGTGGGCACCATCGCCGTGGTCCGCCCCGTGAGCGTGGCGCTCAGCACCATGGGCACCGACCTCACCGCCCGCGAGCGCGCGTTCGTGGCCTGGCTCGGGCCGCGCGGCATCGTCGCGGCCGCGGTGGCGTCGCTCTTCGCCTACGCGCTGGACGCGGCCGAGATCCCGGGCGGGCGCGAGCTGTCGTCGCTGGTGTTCCTCGTCATCGCGGTGACCGTGGGTTGGGCGGCGCTCACCGGGGGCCTCGCCGCGCACGTGCTGGGCCTGCGCCGCAAGAGCGGCGACGGCTGGGTCGTCGTGGGCGGCAGCACGCTGGCGCGCGAGCTATGCAAGCTGCTGGCCCGTGAGGGGGGCGAGGTCATGGCGCTGGACAACGACCCCAACAACATCCGCGCGCTCGAGGCCGACAACGTGCGCTCCATGCAGGGCAACGCGCTGGAGGAGAACACGCACCTGCGCGCGCAGCTGAGCACGCGTACGGGGGCCATCGCGGTCACGGCCAACGAGGAGGTCAACTACCTCTTCGGCGAGAAGACCCGCCTGCACTACCGCGACATCCGCTTCGCCATCGGGCTCAGCAAGTGGGAGCACGGCGTGTCGCCCGAGATGATCGACGACTTCGGCGGCGAGGTGCTCTTCGCGGGCGCAGTGGACGTGCCGCTGTGGAGCGGCCGGCTGGACGCCAAGAGCTGCTCCGTCGCGTGGTACCGCTTCACGGGCAACCGCAAGAGCCCGCCGCTGGGCACGGGCGGCGAGTCCAACCCGCCCTACGTCCCGCTCGTGCTGGTGCACCGCAAGACCGTCGAGCCCATCACCAGCCGCTCCCGCTTCCGCCGCGGCACCACCATCGCCATCCTGGTGGACGGCGCGCGCGCCGAGGCCGCCGACGTGGAGCTGGCCAAGCGCGGGTGGACGCCTGTGGAAGGCTGA
- a CDS encoding tryptophan 7-halogenase, with amino-acid sequence MNASARPSQADFDLVICGGGLAGLALALQVRAALPDASVAVLERQARPLPLACHKVGESAVELGSHYYAQVLGLADYLEKNHLFKNGLRFFGGSGREPLHTRTEIGPTEFPVLHSYQIDRGRFENDLRAMVEDAGATLIEGAVVGDITLTPPGELNRVAFKRADGTPAEFSCHWVTDASGRGRRIQKLRDARIPADKHASSAWFRVKGRLGPGDLVPKSEEAWHARDVDDNRWLSTSHLMGKGYWVWLIPLATGYTSVGVVTDALHHELTDYNKEPRMRAWLERFEPAVARAVADREFEDFRMYSDYPYRSRESFSLEGWSSVGEASLFIDPLYSMGNDFIGLGNTLTTRMLAEQRAGTLTAELVEELQAFYLHWAKDMDRTLSGNSLVFPHSRIFGAKLWWDFAIYWSFHCPYYFDKAHQAPLAEHKRFHAMRGHWAALNRRAQHVLETWAALMPTEHSNGPAHIPLPMYPSVLVDLHLELQHAHTREESLARMESNLTMGRDLVGELIAHALRSLGPDKAREFGERVGSGPDLEHGLELTLARAQADSLPRRERNAAMPQIGRDLERALGREAGEATLEELYSVAFPGASELRSAS; translated from the coding sequence ATGAACGCCTCCGCGCGCCCCTCCCAAGCCGACTTCGACCTCGTCATCTGCGGTGGAGGCCTCGCTGGCCTCGCCCTGGCGCTGCAAGTGCGCGCCGCCCTGCCGGACGCCTCCGTGGCCGTGCTGGAGCGCCAAGCGCGCCCGCTGCCCCTGGCCTGCCACAAGGTGGGCGAGAGCGCCGTGGAGCTGGGCTCGCACTACTACGCGCAGGTGCTCGGCCTGGCCGACTACCTGGAGAAGAACCACCTGTTCAAGAACGGGCTGCGCTTCTTCGGCGGCAGCGGGCGCGAGCCGCTCCACACGCGCACCGAGATCGGGCCCACCGAGTTCCCGGTGCTGCACAGCTACCAGATCGACCGCGGGCGCTTCGAGAACGACCTGCGCGCCATGGTGGAAGACGCCGGCGCCACGCTCATCGAGGGCGCCGTGGTGGGCGACATCACGCTCACGCCGCCGGGCGAGCTCAACCGCGTGGCCTTCAAGCGTGCGGACGGCACCCCGGCCGAGTTCAGCTGCCACTGGGTGACCGACGCCAGCGGGCGCGGGCGCCGCATCCAGAAGCTGCGCGATGCGCGCATCCCCGCGGACAAGCACGCCAGCTCGGCCTGGTTCCGCGTGAAGGGCCGGCTGGGGCCCGGCGACCTGGTGCCCAAGAGCGAAGAGGCCTGGCACGCGCGCGACGTGGACGACAACCGCTGGCTGTCCACCAGCCACCTCATGGGCAAGGGCTACTGGGTGTGGCTCATCCCGCTCGCCACCGGCTACACCAGCGTGGGCGTGGTGACCGACGCGCTGCACCACGAGCTGACCGACTACAACAAGGAGCCGCGCATGCGCGCGTGGCTCGAGCGCTTCGAGCCCGCCGTGGCCAGAGCCGTGGCCGACCGCGAGTTCGAGGACTTCCGCATGTACAGCGACTACCCCTACCGCTCACGCGAGAGCTTCTCGCTCGAGGGGTGGAGCAGCGTCGGCGAGGCCAGCCTCTTCATCGACCCGCTGTACAGCATGGGCAACGACTTCATTGGCCTCGGCAACACGCTCACCACGCGCATGCTGGCCGAGCAGCGCGCCGGCACGCTGACGGCCGAGCTGGTGGAGGAGCTGCAGGCCTTCTACCTGCACTGGGCCAAGGACATGGACCGCACCCTGTCCGGCAACAGCCTGGTCTTCCCGCACTCCCGCATCTTCGGCGCGAAGCTGTGGTGGGACTTCGCCATCTACTGGTCGTTCCACTGCCCCTACTACTTCGACAAGGCGCACCAGGCGCCGCTCGCCGAGCACAAGCGCTTCCACGCCATGCGCGGGCACTGGGCCGCACTGAACCGGCGCGCGCAGCACGTGCTCGAGACCTGGGCCGCGCTGATGCCCACCGAGCACAGCAACGGGCCCGCGCACATCCCCCTGCCCATGTACCCCTCCGTGCTGGTGGACCTGCACCTCGAGCTGCAGCACGCGCACACCCGCGAGGAGAGCCTGGCCCGCATGGAGAGCAACCTCACCATGGGCCGCGACCTGGTGGGCGAGCTCATCGCGCACGCGCTGCGCTCGCTGGGGCCCGACAAGGCGCGTGAGTTCGGCGAGCGCGTGGGCAGCGGGCCCGACCTGGAGCACGGGCTGGAGCTCACGTTGGCTCGGGCGCAGGCGGACTCGCTGCCGCGTCGGGAGCGGAATGCTGCCATGCCGCAGATCGGCCGCGACCTCGAGCGCGCGCTGGGCCGCGAGGCGGGGGAAGCGACGCTGGAGGAGCTGTACTCGGTCGCGTTCCCGGGCGCGTCGGAGCTGCGCAGCGCGAGCTGA
- a CDS encoding IS3 family transposase (programmed frameshift) has translation MARRARRSFTPEFKSDAVRLVKSGKSIPTVARELELTETALREWVRRSDADAGARQDVLTTDERQELARLRRENRQLRQEREILKGGGHLLRQGERVRYAFIAEKKVAFPTAALCRVLGVSRSGFYGYLAEPETEREQRDAVLVAKTRAVFDEHKGRYGSPRVHRELRERGDIVSEKKVAQVMRDHGLVARRKRRFRATTDSKHDDPIAPNLLERDFTATGPNEAWVTDVTAVWTHAGWIFLAAILDLFSRRVVGWATSASNDRFLAIDALRAALVARRPPAGLLHHSDRGSPYASGDYRRELERAGIIASMSRKGDCWDNAVAESFFATFKVEALGDHVPRDHDAAIAIVRDYIDGYYNPKRRHSFIDYECPIQFELKCQLAAMAA, from the exons CTGGCGCGGCGTGCTCGTCGTTCGTTCACGCCTGAATTCAAGTCCGATGCGGTGCGGCTGGTGAAGAGCGGGAAGTCCATCCCGACGGTCGCGCGGGAGCTCGAGCTCACCGAGACGGCGCTCCGTGAGTGGGTGCGACGTAGCGATGCGGACGCCGGGGCTCGTCAAGACGTGCTGACCACGGACGAGCGGCAGGAGCTGGCCCGCCTCCGCCGTGAGAACCGTCAGCTGCGCCAGGAACGCGAAATCCTAAAAG GCGGCGGCCACCTTCTTCGCCAAGGAGAGCGCGTGAGGTATGCGTTCATCGCCGAGAAGAAGGTGGCCTTCCCCACCGCCGCGCTGTGTCGCGTACTGGGAGTCTCGCGCAGTGGCTTCTACGGCTACCTGGCCGAGCCCGAGACCGAACGAGAGCAGCGCGACGCCGTGCTCGTGGCGAAGACGCGTGCCGTGTTCGACGAGCACAAGGGTCGATACGGCAGCCCTCGTGTTCACCGTGAGCTCCGTGAGCGCGGCGACATCGTGAGTGAGAAGAAGGTCGCCCAGGTCATGCGCGACCACGGCCTCGTGGCGCGGCGAAAGCGAAGGTTCCGAGCCACGACCGACTCGAAGCACGACGACCCCATCGCGCCGAATCTCCTCGAGCGCGATTTCACGGCGACCGGCCCCAACGAGGCTTGGGTGACCGACGTGACGGCCGTGTGGACCCACGCCGGTTGGATCTTCCTGGCGGCCATCCTCGATCTGTTCTCGCGGCGCGTCGTGGGGTGGGCGACGAGCGCGAGCAACGACCGCTTCCTCGCCATCGACGCCCTGCGAGCCGCCCTCGTCGCGCGCCGCCCTCCTGCCGGGCTGCTGCATCACTCCGACCGTGGCAGTCCCTACGCCAGCGGCGACTACCGCCGTGAACTTGAACGGGCGGGCATCATCGCCAGCATGAGCCGGAAGGGCGACTGCTGGGACAACGCGGTCGCCGAGAGCTTCTTCGCGACGTTCAAGGTGGAGGCCTTGGGCGACCACGTGCCCCGAGACCACGACGCCGCCATCGCCATCGTCCGCGACTACATCGACGGCTACTACAACCCCAAGCGGAGGCACTCGTTCATCGACTACGAGTGCCCCATCCAGTTCGAACTCAAGTGCCAACTCGCCGCGATGGCGGCATAG
- a CDS encoding macro domain-containing protein — translation MTTSPLLDQLLLVDRHGPLVRAWEAAFEDHEEARIVEGDFFAYPADAMVSPANSFGIMDGGLDAAIRDTLGHGVQRAVQARILADFHGELPIGTAVLVETGHASWPFLIAAPTMRVPEGVAQTVNAYLAFRAVLLAVRAHNASDHETKIGSVLCPGLGTGIGALDPTRRAVQMRLAYQQVRAPARIPSFSQIHAAHRALKTS, via the coding sequence GTGACCACCAGCCCCCTCCTCGACCAGCTGCTCCTCGTCGACCGCCACGGCCCGCTCGTGCGCGCCTGGGAGGCCGCGTTCGAAGACCACGAGGAAGCGCGCATCGTCGAGGGCGACTTCTTCGCGTATCCGGCGGACGCGATGGTGAGCCCGGCGAACAGCTTCGGGATCATGGACGGCGGCTTGGACGCGGCGATTCGCGACACGCTGGGGCACGGGGTTCAGCGTGCGGTGCAGGCCCGCATCCTCGCGGACTTCCACGGCGAGCTCCCCATCGGCACGGCCGTGCTGGTCGAGACGGGCCACGCCAGCTGGCCGTTCTTGATCGCGGCCCCGACGATGCGTGTCCCCGAGGGCGTCGCGCAGACCGTCAACGCCTACCTCGCGTTTCGCGCCGTGCTCCTCGCCGTTCGTGCGCACAACGCCAGCGACCACGAGACGAAGATTGGGTCGGTGCTCTGCCCAGGGCTCGGCACGGGCATCGGAGCGCTCGACCCCACGCGGCGCGCGGTGCAGATGCGCCTCGCGTACCAGCAGGTGCGGGCGCCGGCACGGATCCCCTCGTTCTCCCAGATTCACGCGGCGCACCGCGCGTTGAAGACGAGCTAG